The Treponema succinifaciens DSM 2489 region GCGACATCCAGCAGCAGGTTGCTTTTGATCCGGCAAATCCGTCTTCAAAAGAAAACCTTCCTTGGCCAAAGAGCAATGTTCTTCAGTTCATTCTTGAAGGCGGAACAATTGTAAGCGCACGCCCAAGCGGAACAGAACCAAAGATTAAGTTCTACATAAACAGCACGGTTCCTGTTTCTGCAAAAACAGACGAAGCATTGGAAGAAGCAAAAAAAGCTGCCGACAAGCTCTGCTCAGATATTTCAGAAGAAATAAACGCAGTTCTTAACGCAGCAGGCTGAATTTAAAAAAACAACAATGGTATCCGTAATGATTTTTGCGGATGCCATTGTTTACAACTTATGGCATTTAAAATCTTCAACAGTTTTAGAAACCTCGCAAGGGAATTTTATTCAGGAAAAACTTTTGTGGCATTCGACACAGAAACCACAGGACTAAAAGCTGAAAAAGAATTCATAATAGAAATCGGCGCTGTAAAATTCAACTGCGATGGAATTATCGGTGAACCGTTTGATATTTTAATAAAGCCGCCAATAGAACTTCCGCAGTTCATAAAAGACCTAACACATATCACAGACAAAATGATTTCATGCTGCCCATGCGCAAAAGAAGCTGTCCCGCAGTTTTTAAATTTTGTCGGCGGAAAAGAAACTGTTCTTGTAGCGCACAATGCGCAGTTTGACTTAGGCTTTATAAATTCTGAGTTAAAAAGATTCAGCCATCCAGAACTTCCAAACGTTTGCATCGATACATTGAACGCCTCAAGATGGGCATATCCTGATTTCATAAAGGAACAGGAAAAAGGCCAATACAAACTTCAAAGCCTTGCAAAAAGATTTGGAATAGAAGCAAAAGCAGCACACCGCGCAAACGATGACGCAAGACTTTGCATGGAAATTTTCAAGCGGATAATAAGCGACACAATGGACAAGCAGAAAAATTTTTCAATAGACAAAATCAAAAGAAATCCAGTTCAAATCGAATTGTTCTAAATTAAAATTACTGATTGACAAAAAAAAACAATTTAATATAACATTGGCGAATGTCAGAAAACATCAAAGAAAACAAAATGGGTGTAATGCCTGTAACCAAACTTCTTTTAAATATGTCATTGCCGATTATGCTTTCAATGCTGGTAATGGCATGCTACAATATCGTTGACAGCATTTTTGTTGCGCAGATAAATGAAAACGCATTGACTGCAATATCGCTTGCATTTCCGGTTCAAACACTGATGATTGCAGTTTCAATAGGAACAGCAATCGGTGTAAATGCGCTTTTAGCAATGAAGCTTGGACAAAAAGACAGCGATACAGTAAACAAAATCGCCATCAACGGACTATTCCTTTCAGTTTGCAGCTTTATTGCATTTTTTATTCTCGGATTTCTTTTTACAAAGCCTTATTTAAAAACACAAACAGGCGATGAACAGATTATTCAATTCGGAAGTGAATATTTAAAAATAATAACAATGGCATCCTTCGCGCTTTTTGTTTCAACAATGTCGGACAGGCTTTTGCAGGCAACGGGAAGAACTTTTTACACAATGATAACACAGCTTGTTGGAGCAATCACAAACAT contains the following coding sequences:
- a CDS encoding 3'-5' exonuclease, yielding MAFKIFNSFRNLAREFYSGKTFVAFDTETTGLKAEKEFIIEIGAVKFNCDGIIGEPFDILIKPPIELPQFIKDLTHITDKMISCCPCAKEAVPQFLNFVGGKETVLVAHNAQFDLGFINSELKRFSHPELPNVCIDTLNASRWAYPDFIKEQEKGQYKLQSLAKRFGIEAKAAHRANDDARLCMEIFKRIISDTMDKQKNFSIDKIKRNPVQIELF